The following proteins are encoded in a genomic region of Arachis stenosperma cultivar V10309 chromosome 4, arast.V10309.gnm1.PFL2, whole genome shotgun sequence:
- the LOC130972910 gene encoding phylloplanin-like: MAMKIVVMLSLLVVVAMAIPKAKAQLGILNDLLGSANIQGTVLCTLNLKDNVDDNGDGAPAFSNAQVQLMCGGKVLSNATTNGAGKFSMKMDSVDSLVYDLSSMLSGCNLMVPTPLSDCNSNLPSVGSLISTLRFLGITNSVANITPSGFHFVPS; encoded by the exons ATGGCCATGAAAATTGTTGTTATGTTGTCTCTCTTAGTTGTTGTTGCAATGGCAATTCCTAAAGCCAAAGCTCAGCTTGGGATTCTAAATGATCTCCTTGGTTCAGCTAACATTCAAGGGACAGTCTTGTGCACTTTGAATTTGAAGGACAATGTTGATGATAATGGGGATGGAGCCCCAGCATTTTCAA ATGCTCAAGTGCAACTAATGTGTGGAGGGAAGGTGCTTTCTAATGCAACAACCAATGGTGCCGGAAAATTCTCAATGAAGATGGATTCTGTTGATTCACTTGTATATGATTTATCATCAATGCTCAGTGGTTGCAACCTCATGGTTCCAACACCACTCTCTGATTGCAACTCAAACCTTCCTTCTGTTGGGTCTCTTATTTCAACCCTGCGCTTTCTTGGGATAACTAACTCTGTTGCCAACATTACTCCATCAGGATTTCACTTTGTGCCCTCTTAA
- the LOC130976593 gene encoding pentatricopeptide repeat-containing protein At5g50990, translating into MIKLTHLLTVTNKLPYYSESCYSIWNPNRSLSLSSPFHSHCYSLTDHRVLHRVLEQCRVSRDSKTAAKTHARVVVLGYATYPSIVSSLVSTYANCHLPHIANHVVHHAFTHVSNLFNMNLILERLMKVGQCDVAKKVFVKMPVRDVVSWNTMIGGYVKNSRVVDALSIFRGMLNAKVEPDGFTFASVVTACARLGALANAKWVHTLMVEKRIELNYILSAALIDMYAKCGRIDVSKCVFEDGVRDHVSVWNAMINGLAIHGLALDAAAVFSRMEMENVSPDSVTFIGILIACSHCGLVEEGRKYFDMMQNQFLIQPQLEHYGTMVDLLGRSGLLNDAYDMIKAMPIEPDVVIWRALLSACRNHRKKELGEVAIANISRLESGDFVLLSNMYCSLKNWDSAERVRQMMKKGGVHKKQGKSWIELGGSIHQFKAANHSHAEMKAIYRVLEGLNQRVKLEGFAPMTELVLMDVSEEEKEENLNLHSEKLALVYAVLKTSPGTKIRIFKNLRICQDCHNWIKIVSRILNREIIVRDRIRFHQFEGGFCSCRDYW; encoded by the exons ATGATCAAGTTAACACATTTACTCACTGTCACTAACAAGCTTCCTTATTATTCCGAATCATGCTATTCGATTTGGAACCCTAATCGTTCCTTGTCTCTCTCTTCCCCTTTCCATTCCCACTGCTATTCTCTCACAG ATCACAGGGTACTCCACAGGGTTCTTGAACAATGCAGAGTTTCCAGGGATTCCAAAACTGCAGCAAAAACCCATGCAAGGGTTGTAGTACTTGGGTATGCTACGTACCCATCAATTGTTTCTTCTCTGGTTTCAACCTATGCTAACTGTCACCTACCCCATATTGCAAATCACGTTGTTCATCATGCTTTCACCCATGTTTCGAACCTATTCAACATGAACTTGATACTTGAAAGGTTGATGAAAGTTGGGCAATGTGATGTTGCCAAGAAGGTGTTTGTTAAAATGCCTGTTCGAGATGTTGTTTCTTGGAACACCATGATTGGAGGGTACGTGAAGAACTCGCGGGTTGTTGATGCACTGAGCATTTTCAGGGGTATGCTTAATGCTAAAGTTGAGCCCGACGGGTTCACATTTGCTTCTGTGGTTACTGCGTGCGCACGCCTTGGGGCTCTTGCTAATGCCAAGTGGGTGCATACTTTGATGGTGGAGAAGAGGATTGAGCTGAACTATATACTGAGTGCTGCATTGATTGACATGTATGCTAAGTGTGGTAGAATTGATGTTTCGAAGTGTGTTTTTGAAGATGGTGTGCGCGATCATGTGTCGGTTTGGAATGCTATGATTAATGGGTTGGCAATTCACGGGCTTGCTTTGGATGCAGCTGCAGTGTTTTCTAGGATGGAGATGGAAAATGTTTCGCCTGATAGTGTTACTTTTATTGGGATTCTGATAGCTTGTAGCCATTGTGGATTGGTTGAAGAAGGTCGCAAGTACTTTGATATGATGCAGAATCAATTTTTAATTCAGCCGCAACTTGAGCATTATGGAACCATGGTTGATCTGTTAGGACGATCAGGGCTTTTGAATGACGCGTATGACATGATTAAAGCAATGCCAATTGAGCCCGATGTTGTTATCTGGAGAGCACTTTTGAGTGCTTGTAGAAACCATAGAAAGAAAGAACTTGGTGAAGTTGCAATTGCCAATATATCACGTCTTGAGAGTGGTGATTTTGTCCTGCTATCGAATATGTATTGCTCTTTAAAGAACTGGGATAGTGCTGAGAGGGTGAGACAGATGATGAAAAAGGGAGGAGTTCATAAAAAACAGGGTAAGAGTTGGATTGAATTGGGGGGCAGCATTCACCAATTCAAGGCAGCCAATCACTCGCATGCTGAAATGAAAGCAATTTACAGAGTGTTGGAAGGACTGAACCAAAGGGTTAAGCTGGAAGGTTTTGCTCCCATGACAGAGTTGGTTTTGATGGATGTTTCCgaagaggaaaaagaggaaAATTTAAACCTTCATAGTGAGAAGTTGGCCTTGGTCTATGCCGTGTTGAAAACTAGCCCTGGAACTAAAATCAGAATTTTCAAGAATCTTCGTATCTGTCAAGACTGTCATAATTGGATAAAAATTGTGTCCAGAATATTAAACAGAGAAATAATCGTGAGGGATCGCATCCGTTTTCACCAATTTGAAGGTGGTTTTTGCTCTTGCAGAGACTACTGGTAG